The Populus trichocarpa isolate Nisqually-1 chromosome 2, P.trichocarpa_v4.1, whole genome shotgun sequence genome has a window encoding:
- the LOC18096264 gene encoding squalene monooxygenase SE1, translated as MADQCMLGWILATLFVLFAIYCLVIKKKERGTKKDLLESRSESVNCTATTNEECRSGNVSDADVIIVGAGVAGAALAHTLGKDGRRVRVIERDLTEPDRIVGELLQPGGYLKLIELGLEDCVEKIDAQKVFGYALFKDGMHTRLSYPLEKFHSDVAGRSFHNGRFIQRMREKAVSLPNVHLEQGTVTSLLEEKGTIRGVQYKTKDGQELTAFAPLTIVCDGCFSNLRRSLCDPKVDVPSCFVGMILENCQLPCANHGHVILGDPSPILMYPISSTETRCLVDIPGQKVPSISSGEMAKYLKTLVAPQLPPEVYDAFLAAVDKGNIRTMPNRSMPAAPYPTPGALLMGDAFNMRHPLTGGGMTVALSDIVVLRNLLRPLRDLNDSPNLCKYLESFYTLRKPVASTINTLAGALYKVFCASPDEARKEMRQACFDYLSLGGVCSEGPVSLLSGLNPRPLSLVAHFFAVAIYGVGRLLLPFPSPKRIWIGARLISSASGIIFPIIRSEGVRQMFFPATVPAYYRSPPVM; from the exons atggcgGATCAGTGCATGCTAGGATGGATTTTAGCTACTTTGTTTGTTCTCTTCGCTATCTATTGTTTGGTAATTAAGAAGAAGGAACGGGGTACTAAAAAGGATTTGCTAGAATCGAGAAGTGAGTCCGTTAATTGCACAGCCACCACCAATGAAGAATGCAGATCCGGTAACGTTTCCGATGCCGACGTTATCATTGTCGGCGCCGGTGTTGCTGGCGCCGCTCTTGCTCATACTCTTGGCAAG GATGGACGTCGAGTGCGCGTCATTGAAAGAGACCTGACTGAGCCCGATAGGATTGTTGGTGAATTGCTACAGCCAGGGGGTTACTTAAAGTTAATTGAGTTGGGACTTGAAG ATTGTGTAGAGAAAATTGATGCTCAGAAGGTGTTTGGTTATGCTCTTTTCAAGGATGGAATGCATACTCGACTCTCTTATCCCTTGGAAAAGTTTCACTCAGATGTAGCCGGAAGGAGCTTTCACAATGGGCGTTTCATACAGAGGATGCGGGAAAAAGCTGTGTCCCTCCCCAA TGTACATTTGGAGCAAGGAACTGTGACTTCTCTGCTCGAAGAGAAAGGGACAATTAGAGGCGTGCAGTACAAAACAAAAGATGGGCAAGAGCTGACGGCATTTGCTCCTCTGACTATTGTTTGTGATGGCTGTTTCTCAAACCTGCGCCGCTCCCTTTGCGACCCTAAG GTGGATGTGCCCTCATGTTTTGTTGGTATGATCCTGGAGAATTGCCAACTTCCATGTGCAAATCATGGGCATGTTATATTAGGGGATCCATCTCCAATTTTGATGTATCCTATTAGCAGCACGGAGACTCGCTGTCTGGTTGATATTCCTGGTCAGAAGGTTCCTTCCATTTCAAGTGGTGAAATGGCAAAATATTTGAAGACTCTGGTAGCACCTCAG CTTCCCCCGGAAGTTTATGATGCCTTTCTAGCTGCAGTTGATAAAGGAAACATTAGGACAATGCCAAACAGAAGCATGCCAGCTGCTCCTTATCCTACTCCCGGTGCATTGTTGATGGGCGATGCATTCAATATGCGGCATCCTCTAACTGGGGGAGGGATGACTGTTGCGTTGTCCGACATTGTTGTGCTACGGAATCTTCTCAGGCCTTTGCGTGACCTTAATGATTCCCCTAACCTCTGCAAATACCTTGAATCTTTCTACACCTTGCGTAAG CCTGTAGCATCCACAATCAATACACTGGCAGGTGCACTTTACAAGGTCTTCTGTGCTTCACCTGATGAAGCAAGGAAGGAAATGCGCCAGGCATGCTTTGATTATTTAAGTCTTGGAGGTGTATGTTCAGAAGGACCAGTGTCTCTGCTCTCAGGTTTGAACCCCCGTCCGTTGAGCTTGGTTGCCCACTTCTTTGCAGTTGCTATATATGGTGTTGGTCGTTTGTTACTGCCATTCCCTTCACCTAAACGCATCTGGATTGGAGCTAGATTGATTTCA AGTGCATCGGGAATTATCTTCCCCATCATTAGGTCAGAAGGAGTTAGACAAATGTTCTTCCCTGCAACTGTTCCTGCATATTACAGATCTCCTCCAGTCATGTGA
- the LOC7467245 gene encoding uncharacterized protein LOC7467245 isoform X1 has product MGGEEINRSKDNPWPSPNRPPPYQGKSEDMSLWGVVMFGLIGATATTYAARRLRWTIDELYAQLTRSQSAWKGATGSARSFRTYFQEEACKNYNRRMQEAYEEEMERVERIRRMQSVFNRERNKYTRDHEKWRENGPGAYHQNFQRDDWYWKTDTSFREQRTNFRRTSRDSGSYSLSHHYSVLGLDRSRTIPYTEAEIKTAFRTKAKEFHPDQNQDNKEAAEAKFKEVMISYEAIKLERKNTKY; this is encoded by the exons ATGGGAGGCGAGGAAATTAATCGGAGTAAGGATAATCCGTGGCCGTCTCCAAACAGACCGCCACCGTACCAAGGAAAATCCGAAGACATGAGTCTCTGGGGAGTTGTCATGTTCGGTCTAATTGGTGCCACTGCCACCACCTACGCT GCCAGACGGCTGCGGTGGACTATTGATGAGTTGTATGCTCAG CTAACCAGGTCACAATCAGCATGGAAAGGAGCAACTGGATCTGCCAGGTCATTTCGGACATATTTTCAGGAGGAAGCGTGCAAGAATTACAATCGTCGAATGCAAGAAGCATATGAAGAGGAAATGGAGAGAGTG gaGCGTATAAGACGTATGCAAAGTGTGTTTAACCGTGAAAGGAACAAATACACAAGGGACCATGAGAAGTGGAGGGAAAATGGCCCAGGTGCATATCATCAAAATTTTCAGCGTGATGATTGGTATTGGAAAACTGATACGTCTTTCAGAGAACAGAGAACTAACTTCAGGAGAACTTCAAGAGACAGTGGAAGCTATTCATTATCACATCATTACTCAGTTTTGGGACTTGACAG GTCCAGAACAATACCATATACTGAAGCTGAGATTAAG ACGGCATTCAGGACCAAGGCAAAGGAGTTTCACCCAGATCAGAACCAAGATAATAAAG AGGCTGCCGAGGCAAAGTTCAAAGAGGTGATGATATCCTACGAGGCCATTAAGCTAGAAAGAAAGAACACTAAATATTGA
- the LOC7467245 gene encoding uncharacterized protein LOC7467245 isoform X2 yields MGGEEINRSKDNPWPSPNRPPPYQGKSEDMSLWGVVMFGLIGATATTYALTRSQSAWKGATGSARSFRTYFQEEACKNYNRRMQEAYEEEMERVERIRRMQSVFNRERNKYTRDHEKWRENGPGAYHQNFQRDDWYWKTDTSFREQRTNFRRTSRDSGSYSLSHHYSVLGLDRSRTIPYTEAEIKTAFRTKAKEFHPDQNQDNKEAAEAKFKEVMISYEAIKLERKNTKY; encoded by the exons ATGGGAGGCGAGGAAATTAATCGGAGTAAGGATAATCCGTGGCCGTCTCCAAACAGACCGCCACCGTACCAAGGAAAATCCGAAGACATGAGTCTCTGGGGAGTTGTCATGTTCGGTCTAATTGGTGCCACTGCCACCACCTACGCT CTAACCAGGTCACAATCAGCATGGAAAGGAGCAACTGGATCTGCCAGGTCATTTCGGACATATTTTCAGGAGGAAGCGTGCAAGAATTACAATCGTCGAATGCAAGAAGCATATGAAGAGGAAATGGAGAGAGTG gaGCGTATAAGACGTATGCAAAGTGTGTTTAACCGTGAAAGGAACAAATACACAAGGGACCATGAGAAGTGGAGGGAAAATGGCCCAGGTGCATATCATCAAAATTTTCAGCGTGATGATTGGTATTGGAAAACTGATACGTCTTTCAGAGAACAGAGAACTAACTTCAGGAGAACTTCAAGAGACAGTGGAAGCTATTCATTATCACATCATTACTCAGTTTTGGGACTTGACAG GTCCAGAACAATACCATATACTGAAGCTGAGATTAAG ACGGCATTCAGGACCAAGGCAAAGGAGTTTCACCCAGATCAGAACCAAGATAATAAAG AGGCTGCCGAGGCAAAGTTCAAAGAGGTGATGATATCCTACGAGGCCATTAAGCTAGAAAGAAAGAACACTAAATATTGA